Below is a genomic region from Chloroflexota bacterium.
ATCCGGGTAGCAACCAACCGGCGTGGTGCCACCAATACCACCTTCGCTCGTATTGGCTTTTTCGCTGCTGAAATCATCGCCCCAGGGCCACTCACGTCCATCGGTGCCCCGCGCTGCCTTCTCCCATTCCTCTTCCTTGGGCAGTCGGAATGGGCGCCCGGTCTTTTTGCGCAGCCAGGCACAGTAGGCATTTGCGTCTTCCCAACTCACCAGCACCACTGGGTGGTTGGCCTTGCCTTCGGGATAGGTGCGCTCTTCCCGATCCCAGTTATACGGACGTGCCCAGTCCTTATCTACGTAGGGCACAGGATGCTGGGGATTGGCATCCAGGAAGCGCTTGTACTGGGTATTGGTGACCGGATATTTGCCAATCTTAAAACTTTCCAGATGAAGGCGCTTCTTATCCTCACCATAGAGAAATTCACCTGCAGGGATTGTGATCATCTCATCGAAATCGCGTGGATCGTCCAGGTAGGCTAGGGTTCCACCCGCTTCCAGGCGTACTGGCAGTGGTATGGCGCTGTCTTGTAACACAGCAACCAGTTCGCGTCGGATTTCGGCTATATCTGGATCATTCAATTGCACCAGCCAACGCAGAGCCTGCGCCGCTCCAGTACGCTCGCTGCTTTGTCCACTTGTATCACGCAGCAGTTGTCGCAGACGACTCACATAAATCGCTCGGCGTTTGCCAATACGTGCTACAGCATCCTGAGCACGAGTTGGATCACCGCTGATGAGATCACTCCATAGATCCACTGGTACCTCTGGGGTAATATATCCTGCTTCACGCGTGCTGCGTGTCAAGTAGATATGGTCTCGAGCAGCAGCCAGAGGATCACTTTGGTCAGCAAAGAGCGGCGGTTTATCCAGCATGGCACGCAGACGCGGTTCGCGTCCGTAGCGCTCAACCAGAGTACGCGGGGCAGTTGGCTCCACTTCAGCCTCGACCTCAACGCCACGCT
It encodes:
- a CDS encoding formylglycine-generating enzyme family protein encodes the protein MKYTLFAAGLEANPRRIKRALGTFQLLLSLAEYQAKGQKSNIVPGLLAKLVVIQTSFPELYEECVHRRQLLLDLERDVKQRGVEVEAEVEPTAPRTLVERYGREPRLRAMLDKPPLFADQSDPLAAARDHIYLTRSTREAGYITPEVPVDLWSDLISGDPTRAQDAVARIGKRRAIYVSRLRQLLRDTSGQSSERTGAAQALRWLVQLNDPDIAEIRRELVAVLQDSAIPLPVRLEAGGTLAYLDDPRDFDEMITIPAGEFLYGEDKKRLHLESFKIGKYPVTNTQYKRFLDANPQHPVPYVDKDWARPYNWDREERTYPEGKANHPVVLVSWEDANAYCAWLRKKTGRPFRLPKEEEWEKAARGTDGREWPWGDDFSSEKANTSEGGIGGTTPVGCYPDGASPYGCLDMAGNVWEWMESEYGSGLKVLRGGSWLSDLVYARCAFRSRSYPVDRGSVVGFRVAE